The following are from one region of the Hymenobacter sp. YIM 151858-1 genome:
- a CDS encoding aminotransferase class I/II-fold pyridoxal phosphate-dependent enzyme, with amino-acid sequence MLHADYLPGRTLCADGREYLFCSGTSYLGIPRNPVFAELLAEGLARYGTNYSSSRNSSLQLRIYDEAEAYLGHYTGAEAALTVSSGYLAGQMAVKALANAGRFEYAPGTHPAAWLTEHPALVAATRTFDEWAQHLLRRLRHETPHPVVIVSNSLDALRVQRYDFAWTTELPTDRPITLLLDDSHGFGLIGRDGAGIFTEISVPDTVRLVVVSSLGKACGIPGGVVLADAAFVGSLRRSAFFAASSPVVPAYLYAFLHAQALYRQARQQVAAHAALFATATAHLGLFHSAEGLPVFYTPTNELAGYLQQQQVLISSFPYPSPTDPCITRVVLSALHTPADVARVIELCRQFAAARTAT; translated from the coding sequence ATGCTGCACGCCGACTACCTGCCGGGCCGCACCTTATGCGCCGATGGCCGCGAGTACTTGTTCTGCAGCGGCACCAGCTACCTAGGCATTCCGCGCAATCCGGTTTTTGCCGAGCTGCTTGCCGAAGGATTAGCCCGTTACGGCACCAACTATAGCAGCTCCCGCAACAGCTCGCTGCAGCTTCGCATTTACGACGAAGCCGAGGCATACCTAGGGCACTACACCGGGGCCGAAGCGGCCCTCACGGTGTCGTCGGGGTACTTGGCGGGGCAAATGGCCGTGAAGGCCCTGGCCAACGCGGGCCGCTTCGAGTACGCGCCGGGCACGCACCCCGCCGCCTGGCTTACCGAGCACCCCGCTTTGGTGGCCGCCACGCGCACCTTCGATGAATGGGCGCAGCACTTGCTTCGCCGCCTGCGCCACGAAACGCCGCACCCGGTTGTTATCGTCAGCAATTCGCTCGATGCCCTGCGGGTGCAGCGCTACGACTTCGCCTGGACCACCGAGCTACCCACCGACCGCCCCATCACGCTGCTCCTCGACGACTCGCACGGCTTCGGGCTGATTGGCCGCGACGGGGCCGGCATCTTCACCGAAATCAGCGTGCCCGATACGGTGCGCCTGGTGGTGGTCAGCTCCCTAGGTAAGGCGTGCGGCATACCCGGCGGGGTGGTACTGGCCGATGCCGCTTTTGTGGGCAGCCTGCGCCGGAGTGCGTTTTTCGCAGCCAGCTCGCCGGTGGTGCCTGCATATTTATATGCCTTTCTGCACGCCCAAGCGCTGTATCGGCAAGCCCGGCAGCAAGTGGCTGCCCACGCTGCCCTCTTTGCCACGGCCACCGCGCACCTAGGGCTGTTCCATTCGGCCGAAGGATTGCCGGTGTTCTATACCCCCACCAACGAGTTGGCCGGTTACCTGCAGCAACAGCAGGTGCTTATCTCGAGCTTTCCTTACCCCTCGCCTACCGACCCGTGCATTACCCGCGTGGTGCTTTCGGCCCTGCATACCCCAGCCGATGTAGCGCGGGTAATCGAGTTGTGCCGGCAGTTCGCCGCTGCGCGCACAGCCACCTAG
- a CDS encoding SNF2-related protein, translating into MYSLFEHEYLGYLFESYVVQRNAKGQLTLQHQNISAMNAAEFADGLDANDFELIALTDQIQQDAVIKEFWPKKTTPADFFLKIYDPEKGDKGLQERICQYVQQRMGQLLDGLHGKHVFIMGKDGEPTWKEISVAPEPASVLFHFRRNPENTHYFPTIQYRGQRLDFQQRDAVMVCCQPAWMLLDGVLHNFRNEVDGKKLQPFLNKKFIVIPRQVEDSYYQRFVAPLVESFDVHARGFDIRSERYQAKPHLIFSDVPGHGGTMYDTDPNAEQIHFDIAFQYGDHIVRNHDKRVSVKLEKTSDSYVFHRLIRDLENEQNFIRELQDRALEVRNGRAVLEKATAFKWLHSHAEELARLGFTVQQGSTSGKDYFIGTVTVNVGITENNDWFDIHGTVRFGEFEIPFVKLRPYILQKRHEFKLPNGQIAIIPEEWFTQYLELFAFSEEHHHSLTLKKHHVALVSDLENGNLATVTMSRKLERLRGFEAVEDRPLPAGFNGALRPYQQAGYNWLHFVQEYHFGGCLADDMGLGKAQPLHARILTPTGWTTMGEVQIGDEVINAQGGRSRITGVFPQGEKEIFRVTFTDGATAECCAEHLWAVQSPVQKHRGQGFRVKELRELRHDLHDKHGNTKWFVPVVQPVAFAPRPVTIDPYFLGLLLGDGCFRQNSIALSSGDTEIVAYATEALPKGLRVRRNPGSYDYAFVKDTGWTNQLMQQVKHLGLKGKGSKDKFIPEDYLFNDVPTRVALLQGLMDTDGYVSASGDVCQFTTTSAQLAEGLTSLVQSLGGTAKRTSKTPTYRYAGELRTGMVAYTLTLSLPPDVMPFRLARKLALYRPKTKYLPYRGIKSVERVGSMPAQCIAVDAPDRLYVTDNFVVTHNTIQTLAMLLQRKESGAAGGAASLLVMPTSLVYNWLNEAQKFTPGLRVLTYTGTYRDKNVEQFADYDLILTSYGIVRLDAELLKTYKFDYVILDESQAIKNPSSTTSQAVRHLHSRHRLILTGTPVENSTMDLWSQMSFINPGLLGSQAFFRKEFLKPIEKEKDELKTRRLHTLIKPFILRRHKAQVATELPEKIEHLSYCRMTDEQQQCYEETKSYYRNKILQSIEEHGTASTQFMLLQGLTKLRQIANHPRMADETYEAESGKLREVVRMIRSVVAEGHKVLVFSQFVKHLELVRHVLDEKQIEYAYLDGNTRDRHKEVARFQKDEDLRVFLISLKAGGVGLNLTAADYVFILDPWWNPAVEAQAVDRAHRIGQERTVFTYKFITKGTVEEKILALQNRKIQLVSDLITTDEAIIKSLTKEDIEELLG; encoded by the coding sequence GTGTACTCGCTCTTTGAGCACGAGTACCTGGGATATCTGTTTGAATCCTACGTGGTTCAGCGCAATGCTAAGGGGCAGCTGACCCTGCAGCACCAGAACATTTCGGCCATGAACGCGGCCGAATTCGCCGACGGCCTCGACGCTAACGACTTCGAGCTGATAGCCCTGACCGACCAAATTCAGCAGGACGCCGTCATCAAAGAATTCTGGCCGAAAAAAACGACCCCGGCCGATTTCTTCCTGAAGATTTACGACCCCGAGAAGGGCGACAAAGGTCTGCAGGAGCGCATTTGCCAGTACGTGCAGCAACGCATGGGCCAGCTGCTCGACGGGCTGCACGGCAAGCACGTGTTTATCATGGGCAAAGACGGCGAGCCTACCTGGAAGGAAATTTCGGTAGCGCCCGAGCCGGCTTCGGTGCTGTTCCACTTTCGCCGCAACCCCGAAAACACGCACTATTTCCCCACCATCCAGTACCGCGGCCAGCGGCTCGACTTTCAGCAGCGCGACGCCGTGATGGTGTGCTGCCAGCCCGCCTGGATGCTGCTCGATGGAGTGCTCCACAACTTCCGCAACGAGGTTGACGGCAAGAAGCTGCAGCCCTTCCTCAACAAGAAATTCATCGTGATACCTAGGCAGGTGGAGGACAGCTACTACCAGCGCTTTGTGGCGCCCCTGGTAGAGTCGTTCGACGTGCATGCCCGCGGGTTCGATATTCGCTCGGAGCGCTACCAGGCCAAGCCGCACCTCATCTTTTCGGATGTGCCGGGGCACGGCGGCACGATGTACGACACGGACCCCAACGCCGAGCAGATTCATTTCGACATTGCTTTCCAGTACGGCGACCATATCGTGCGCAACCACGATAAGCGCGTGAGCGTGAAGCTGGAGAAGACGTCGGACTCGTACGTGTTCCACCGCCTGATCCGGGACTTGGAAAACGAGCAGAACTTTATCCGGGAGCTGCAAGACCGCGCCCTGGAGGTGCGCAACGGCCGCGCCGTGCTCGAGAAAGCCACCGCCTTTAAGTGGCTGCACTCGCACGCCGAGGAACTGGCCCGCCTAGGTTTTACGGTGCAGCAAGGCAGCACCTCGGGTAAGGACTACTTTATCGGCACGGTAACGGTGAACGTGGGCATCACCGAGAACAACGACTGGTTCGACATCCACGGCACGGTGCGCTTCGGCGAGTTCGAAATACCCTTCGTGAAGCTGCGGCCCTACATCCTGCAGAAGCGCCACGAGTTTAAGCTGCCCAACGGCCAGATTGCCATTATTCCGGAGGAGTGGTTTACGCAGTACCTCGAGCTGTTTGCCTTCTCGGAGGAGCACCACCACTCGCTCACGCTCAAAAAGCACCACGTAGCGCTGGTTTCGGACCTGGAGAACGGTAACCTCGCCACCGTAACCATGAGCCGCAAGCTGGAGCGCCTGCGCGGCTTCGAGGCCGTGGAAGACCGGCCCCTGCCTGCCGGCTTTAATGGCGCCCTGCGCCCCTACCAGCAAGCCGGCTACAACTGGCTGCACTTTGTGCAGGAGTACCACTTTGGCGGCTGCTTGGCCGACGATATGGGCTTGGGCAAAGCCCAGCCGCTGCATGCGCGCATACTGACCCCTACGGGCTGGACCACTATGGGGGAAGTGCAAATCGGCGACGAAGTGATTAACGCGCAGGGTGGCCGCTCGCGCATTACGGGCGTGTTTCCGCAGGGCGAGAAAGAAATTTTCCGCGTTACGTTTACCGACGGGGCCACGGCCGAATGCTGCGCCGAACACCTATGGGCGGTGCAAAGCCCGGTGCAGAAGCACCGCGGCCAAGGTTTTCGGGTGAAAGAGCTCCGCGAGCTGCGCCATGATCTGCACGACAAGCACGGCAACACCAAATGGTTTGTACCCGTGGTGCAGCCGGTTGCCTTTGCGCCCCGGCCTGTTACCATCGATCCGTATTTCCTGGGCCTGTTGCTAGGCGATGGTTGCTTCCGGCAGAACAGCATTGCACTGTCTTCGGGCGACACCGAAATTGTGGCGTATGCTACCGAAGCCTTGCCCAAAGGCTTGCGGGTGCGTCGTAATCCGGGTTCGTATGACTATGCATTTGTAAAGGACACCGGCTGGACCAACCAGCTGATGCAGCAGGTAAAACACCTAGGGCTGAAAGGAAAAGGCTCGAAGGATAAGTTTATCCCGGAGGACTACCTGTTCAACGACGTGCCCACGCGTGTGGCCTTGCTGCAGGGCCTTATGGATACCGACGGCTACGTATCGGCCAGCGGCGACGTATGCCAGTTCACGACCACCTCGGCCCAGCTGGCTGAGGGCCTTACCAGCTTGGTGCAGTCACTGGGCGGCACGGCAAAGCGTACCAGCAAAACCCCGACCTACCGCTATGCCGGCGAGCTGCGGACCGGAATGGTAGCGTACACCCTCACGCTGTCGTTGCCGCCCGATGTGATGCCCTTCCGGCTGGCGCGCAAGCTGGCGCTGTACCGCCCCAAGACCAAATACCTGCCCTACCGCGGTATCAAATCCGTCGAGCGCGTGGGCAGCATGCCTGCGCAGTGCATTGCCGTGGATGCGCCCGACCGCCTGTACGTTACCGACAACTTCGTGGTGACGCACAACACCATCCAGACGCTGGCCATGCTATTGCAGCGCAAGGAAAGCGGTGCGGCGGGCGGCGCGGCCTCGTTGCTGGTAATGCCTACCTCGCTGGTTTACAACTGGCTAAACGAGGCCCAGAAGTTTACGCCCGGCTTGCGCGTGCTGACCTACACCGGCACCTACCGCGACAAAAACGTGGAGCAGTTTGCCGATTACGACCTCATTCTGACGTCGTACGGCATTGTGCGCCTCGATGCCGAGCTGCTCAAAACCTACAAGTTCGACTACGTCATCCTCGACGAGTCGCAGGCCATCAAGAACCCCAGCTCCACCACCTCGCAGGCGGTGCGGCACCTGCACTCGCGCCACCGGCTCATCCTCACGGGCACGCCCGTGGAGAACAGCACCATGGATTTGTGGTCGCAGATGTCGTTTATCAACCCGGGCCTCCTAGGTTCGCAGGCGTTCTTCCGCAAGGAGTTCCTGAAGCCGATTGAGAAGGAGAAGGACGAGCTGAAGACGCGGCGCCTGCATACGCTCATCAAGCCGTTTATCCTGCGCAGGCACAAAGCGCAGGTGGCAACCGAGCTGCCCGAGAAGATTGAGCACCTGAGCTATTGCCGCATGACCGACGAGCAGCAGCAGTGCTACGAGGAAACCAAGAGCTACTACCGCAACAAGATTCTGCAGAGCATTGAGGAGCACGGCACGGCCAGCACCCAGTTTATGCTGCTGCAGGGCCTTACCAAGCTGCGCCAAATTGCCAACCACCCCCGCATGGCCGACGAAACCTACGAGGCCGAATCGGGCAAGCTGCGCGAGGTGGTGCGCATGATCCGGAGCGTGGTGGCCGAGGGGCACAAGGTGCTGGTGTTTAGTCAGTTCGTGAAGCACCTGGAGCTGGTGCGCCACGTGCTCGACGAAAAGCAGATTGAGTATGCCTACCTCGACGGCAACACCCGCGACCGGCACAAGGAAGTAGCCCGCTTTCAGAAAGACGAGGACCTGCGCGTGTTCCTCATCTCGCTGAAAGCCGGCGGCGTGGGCCTGAACCTGACGGCCGCCGACTACGTGTTCATTCTCGACCCGTGGTGGAACCCCGCCGTGGAAGCCCAAGCCGTCGACCGCGCCCACCGCATCGGGCAGGAGCGCACGGTGTTCACCTACAAGTTCATCACCAAGGGCACGGTGGAGGAGAAGATCCTGGCCCTGCAAAACCGGAAAATTCAGCTGGTATCGGACCTGATAACCACCGACGAGGCCATCATCAAGAGCCTCACCAAGGAGGATATTGAGGAGTTGCTGGGGTAA